A window of the Lysinibacillus irui genome harbors these coding sequences:
- a CDS encoding ethanolamine ammonia-lyase reactivating factor EutA, which translates to MKTEKIFSAGIDIGTSTTKMVVSSFLLKNVAGVTHVPRIEIIEKTVLHQSPIIKTPFINKDIIDMKKIEEFIFQQYQLAQIAPTDISTGAIIITGESATKENAREVVHTIADGAGHFLVATAGPDLEGIIAAKGAGTLQQSKNSSKVIANIDIGGGTANIAVMQFGEVIGTCTLHVGGRLIEFKEGKIQSISPPLMRLMENWSNPLAVGDAAEDVRVSQCIEEMVGTLAMILHGQCTNKEHPLLLGHLPNWHKPVDAIVFSGGVASCIYENDCTQRQYDDIGEKLAKTLLKHEQLQSFLWLRPEETARATVTGAGTQTTEISGATIQVDADVLPLKNVPVFNCHMNDATTDFNTVVKTAVERADDLFSIQDNRSPFALYFSELPYLSFQDVHALCEAVLQHLATRCSKDIPIIIVIQSDYAKIIGQTIQAINSTVPIICIDQIKVETGDYIDIGEVLPSGVVPVVVKTLAFHSK; encoded by the coding sequence GTGAAAACTGAAAAAATATTTAGTGCAGGCATTGATATTGGGACAAGTACCACAAAAATGGTCGTCAGTAGTTTTTTGTTAAAAAATGTGGCTGGTGTGACACATGTGCCAAGGATTGAAATTATTGAGAAAACGGTATTGCATCAAAGTCCAATTATTAAAACACCTTTTATCAATAAAGACATCATTGATATGAAAAAGATTGAGGAATTTATTTTTCAGCAGTATCAATTGGCACAAATTGCGCCAACAGACATTTCAACGGGCGCCATTATTATAACAGGCGAATCCGCCACGAAAGAAAATGCAAGAGAGGTTGTCCATACCATTGCAGATGGCGCTGGTCATTTTTTAGTTGCTACCGCTGGTCCTGATTTAGAGGGCATCATCGCCGCCAAGGGGGCAGGTACTTTACAGCAATCAAAGAATTCATCCAAAGTAATAGCCAATATTGATATTGGTGGTGGGACAGCGAATATTGCTGTGATGCAGTTTGGGGAAGTCATTGGTACATGTACCTTACATGTTGGTGGTAGATTGATTGAATTTAAGGAAGGCAAGATTCAATCAATTTCTCCGCCACTCATGCGACTGATGGAAAACTGGTCTAATCCGTTAGCTGTCGGTGATGCGGCAGAGGATGTTCGCGTCTCACAATGTATTGAAGAGATGGTTGGAACACTTGCCATGATTCTTCATGGACAATGTACCAATAAAGAGCATCCATTATTACTAGGACATTTACCCAACTGGCATAAACCAGTTGATGCCATTGTCTTTTCAGGTGGTGTAGCCTCCTGTATTTATGAAAATGACTGTACGCAGCGTCAGTATGATGATATTGGCGAAAAACTAGCAAAAACGCTACTTAAGCATGAGCAGCTTCAATCATTTTTATGGCTGCGACCAGAGGAAACAGCACGAGCAACAGTCACGGGGGCAGGTACACAGACCACTGAAATAAGTGGCGCAACTATTCAAGTAGATGCCGACGTGTTACCACTAAAAAATGTGCCTGTCTTCAACTGCCATATGAACGATGCAACAACAGACTTTAACACTGTAGTAAAGACAGCTGTTGAGCGAGCGGATGATCTATTTTCCATACAGGATAATCGTTCACCATTTGCCCTCTATTTTAGTGAATTGCCGTATTTAAGCTTTCAGGATGTACATGCATTGTGTGAGGCTGTTTTGCAGCATTTGGCGACAAGATGCTCCAAGGACATACCAATTATCATAGTCATTCAATCAGATTATGCAAAGATTATTGGACAAACCATACAAGCAATTAATTCTACAGTACCAATTATTTGCATCGATCAAATTAAAGTGGAGACGGGTGATTATATCGACATAGGAGAGGTTCTGCCATCTGGCGTTGTTCCTGTTGTTGTAAAAACTCTTGCCTTTCACTCAAAGTAA
- a CDS encoding EutP/PduV family microcompartment system protein, producing MKNRVMIIGGVQAGKSTLMNTLLGKESTANKTQALVYDDWIVDTPGEYVENPMYYRNIMATSLEVTHVIYLQDATSARSVFPPQFSLGIPKIQIGVITKIDAPNADVERATALLKNVMTHGPIVKTSSWQKLGIEFIEPLIQLKTHEDIQQFVKDRDSPYLMYCSQ from the coding sequence ATGAAAAATCGAGTAATGATAATAGGCGGTGTGCAAGCAGGAAAGTCAACATTGATGAATACTTTGTTAGGCAAGGAAAGTACGGCTAACAAAACACAGGCACTCGTTTATGATGACTGGATTGTTGATACACCAGGTGAATATGTTGAAAATCCCATGTATTACAGAAATATTATGGCAACGTCGCTGGAAGTAACTCATGTGATTTATTTGCAGGATGCTACATCAGCAAGAAGTGTGTTCCCTCCGCAATTTAGCTTAGGGATTCCAAAAATACAAATTGGTGTTATTACAAAGATTGATGCTCCTAATGCAGATGTAGAAAGGGCTACAGCTTTATTAAAAAATGTTATGACGCATGGGCCCATCGTGAAAACCTCTTCATGGCAAAAGCTCGGAATCGAGTTTATTGAACCATTGATTCAGCTGAAGACACATGAAGACATTCAACAATTTGTTAAGGATCGCGATAGTCCGTATCTCATGTATTGCTCACAGTAG
- a CDS encoding aldehyde dehydrogenase family protein has product MATLDKDLLAIQEMRDAVKQANTAQAAYMQFSQQQVDNIVKAVADAAFKEADRLAKMAVQETGMGIPNHKKMKNEVASRDVYEDIKDLKTVGIVGYDRMKKVAEIASPFGVIAGIVPTTNPTSTAIFKTLISLKTRNALVLSPHPYAVKCTKEALDVCRVAAEQAGAPEGLLQCLTMSSMEATQQLMKHPDIHLILATGGGALVKAAYSSGKPAYGVGPGNVPAYIEKSANIQKSVRQLVHSKSFDNGTICATEQAIIVDKAIAEQVQTELKKNGAYLLNAEEKAKMEKLISPVPGKVNPQIVGKSATCLADSVGITVPEDTKVLVGLETMIGKNIPFSLEKLSPIFALYIVENSTEAKQVMIDLLNIGGRGHTCSIHTENAALAEQFSVELPVSRIVVNTLSSIGAVGGTTGLAPSFTLGCGTFGGNITSDNITARHLLNIKRMAYGIKDVEVPKPEFEIQSVVESVVSQEPALDTTMVQQIVDQVLKQITLQNK; this is encoded by the coding sequence ATGGCCACATTAGACAAAGATTTATTAGCAATTCAAGAAATGAGAGATGCCGTTAAACAGGCTAATACAGCACAGGCTGCCTACATGCAATTTTCACAGCAGCAAGTAGACAACATAGTGAAGGCTGTTGCGGATGCTGCCTTTAAGGAAGCAGACCGTTTAGCAAAAATGGCTGTGCAAGAAACAGGGATGGGTATCCCTAATCATAAAAAAATGAAAAATGAAGTGGCTTCACGAGATGTCTATGAAGATATTAAAGACTTAAAAACGGTTGGTATTGTAGGCTATGATCGGATGAAGAAAGTGGCAGAGATTGCGAGTCCTTTTGGGGTCATCGCAGGTATAGTGCCAACGACGAATCCAACATCTACAGCCATTTTTAAAACACTTATTTCTTTAAAAACAAGAAATGCATTAGTGCTAAGTCCACACCCATATGCGGTGAAATGTACAAAAGAGGCGTTAGATGTTTGTCGAGTAGCGGCGGAACAAGCTGGTGCACCTGAAGGGCTACTGCAATGCTTAACGATGTCTTCTATGGAAGCTACGCAACAGCTCATGAAGCATCCTGATATTCATTTAATTTTAGCAACAGGCGGCGGTGCTTTAGTGAAGGCAGCCTATAGCTCTGGAAAGCCAGCTTATGGTGTAGGGCCGGGGAATGTCCCAGCTTATATCGAAAAATCAGCTAATATCCAAAAGTCTGTCCGTCAACTGGTTCACAGTAAGTCGTTCGATAATGGCACCATCTGTGCAACAGAACAAGCCATCATTGTAGATAAGGCGATTGCTGAACAGGTACAGACGGAATTAAAGAAAAACGGTGCCTATCTATTAAATGCTGAAGAAAAAGCAAAAATGGAGAAATTAATTTCACCTGTTCCTGGAAAGGTAAATCCACAAATTGTCGGGAAATCAGCTACTTGCTTAGCAGATTCTGTTGGCATCACAGTCCCAGAAGATACAAAAGTTCTTGTTGGGTTAGAAACGATGATTGGTAAAAATATACCGTTTTCGCTTGAAAAACTTTCACCAATCTTTGCCCTCTATATAGTAGAAAACAGTACAGAAGCAAAGCAAGTCATGATTGACCTATTAAATATTGGTGGTCGTGGACATACATGCTCGATTCACACTGAAAATGCAGCATTAGCTGAGCAATTCTCTGTTGAATTACCTGTCTCACGTATTGTAGTCAATACATTATCATCTATCGGTGCAGTAGGTGGAACAACAGGATTAGCACCATCCTTTACATTAGGCTGTGGTACATTTGGCGGTAATATTACGTCGGATAACATTACAGCAAGACACCTATTAAATATTAAACGTATGGCTTATGGCATTAAAGATGTCGAAGTACCAAAACCAGAATTTGAAATACAATCCGTTGTTGAGTCGGTTGTCTCACAGGAGCCTGCTCTTGACACGACGATGGTTCAACAAATTGTCGATCAAGTATTAAAACAAATCACATTACAAAATAAATAA
- the eutC gene encoding ethanolamine ammonia-lyase subunit EutC has product MNDQLVSMITQLVMEKMEKNTGNQAPEVVAPPAEQSLIKIFDTVDNRPTEITESQTTSQGPLIKLYQHGAPQSETIAPATFEQPFNTAVPIKPFQFEAESLTESVQAAKKHTPARIGVGRAGTRPKTKTWLKFRLDHAAAVDAVYGEVSEELLQKLDVFQVTTKVTDKEEYITRPDLGRRLSEESKALIQQKCKQQPKVQIIISNGLSASAIEENVQDVYLALQQSLSNLNIDIGTTFYIDKGRVALMDEIGELLQAEVIVYLIGERPGLVSAESMSAYLCYKPRIGTVEAERMVISNIHKGGIPPLEAGAYLGTVVQKILHYQASGVELVAKEG; this is encoded by the coding sequence GTGAATGATCAATTAGTCTCTATGATTACACAGCTTGTCATGGAAAAGATGGAGAAAAATACAGGAAACCAAGCACCTGAAGTTGTAGCTCCTCCAGCAGAACAATCACTTATTAAAATATTTGATACAGTCGACAATCGTCCGACAGAAATAACAGAGTCTCAAACGACATCACAGGGACCGTTAATAAAGCTGTATCAGCACGGAGCGCCTCAGTCGGAAACGATAGCTCCTGCTACTTTTGAACAACCTTTTAATACGGCTGTGCCGATTAAGCCATTTCAGTTTGAAGCAGAATCATTAACAGAAAGTGTGCAGGCTGCAAAAAAACATACACCTGCTCGAATTGGCGTTGGTAGAGCAGGGACGAGACCAAAAACGAAAACATGGTTAAAGTTCCGACTTGATCATGCTGCTGCGGTAGATGCCGTATATGGTGAAGTTTCCGAAGAGCTTTTACAAAAACTAGATGTTTTTCAAGTAACAACGAAAGTAACTGATAAGGAAGAATACATTACAAGACCTGATTTAGGTCGTCGTTTATCAGAGGAATCAAAGGCACTGATTCAACAAAAATGTAAGCAACAGCCTAAAGTGCAGATTATTATTTCGAATGGCCTAAGTGCCAGTGCCATTGAAGAAAATGTGCAGGATGTGTACTTGGCACTTCAACAAAGTCTTAGCAATTTAAATATTGACATCGGTACTACATTTTATATTGATAAAGGCCGTGTCGCTTTGATGGATGAAATTGGAGAGCTGTTACAGGCAGAGGTAATTGTTTACTTAATTGGTGAGCGTCCTGGTCTTGTCTCCGCAGAATCGATGAGTGCGTATTTATGCTACAAGCCAAGAATCGGTACAGTCGAAGCGGAGCGTATGGTGATATCCAATATCCACAAAGGTGGTATTCCACCATTAGAAGCGGGTGCTTATTTAGGAACAGTCGTACAAAAAATCTTGCATTACCAGGCAAGTGGCGTTGAGCTTGTCGCAAAAGAAGGTTAG
- the eutH gene encoding ethanolamine utilization protein EutH, with translation MAMIGTIIVYIIMICAVLGAIGAIRDAEYGIGKEFMNGIHTVGHIFVPAAGIMAAIPYLTWFISHFISPIFELIGADPAIAATTILASDMGGYQLANALKESYEGWVMALVVGFMSGATIVFSIPMGLAMLDKRDHKYMALGIMAGVLTIPIGAFISSIMIVLFNTEVREVISTTEAPTYVFAISVLQILINLLPLFIFVILIALGLKLIPNGMIKGFMLFGRVMDAGIKLVLVFSIVEIFTGIFTKIFGAWGFDPIMADEIDQFRALETAGYIGIMLAGAFPMVYLIRKYASKPLEAAGKKLGLSSVGSAGILATIANILAMFTLIRHMPPKDKVINIAFGVCSAFLLGDHLSFTANFQPTIILPVIAGKFLAGVIAIILAYKLSVPTALRLEIEDRKAGIIKEGEYVTEQKS, from the coding sequence ATGGCAATGATAGGAACGATTATCGTTTATATTATTATGATTTGTGCTGTTTTAGGGGCAATCGGGGCAATCCGAGATGCTGAGTATGGAATTGGAAAAGAATTTATGAATGGTATCCATACCGTTGGACATATTTTTGTCCCAGCAGCAGGGATCATGGCAGCTATTCCTTACTTAACATGGTTTATTAGTCATTTTATTAGTCCGATTTTTGAGTTAATTGGTGCAGATCCTGCGATAGCAGCGACGACAATATTAGCTTCGGACATGGGTGGTTACCAATTAGCCAATGCATTAAAAGAGTCTTATGAAGGATGGGTCATGGCTCTAGTTGTTGGATTTATGTCTGGTGCTACTATCGTATTCTCTATTCCAATGGGGCTTGCAATGTTAGATAAGCGTGATCATAAGTATATGGCGCTAGGTATTATGGCCGGCGTATTAACGATTCCGATTGGTGCATTTATTTCTTCAATCATGATTGTGCTATTCAATACAGAAGTCCGTGAAGTCATTAGTACAACAGAGGCACCTACATATGTGTTTGCCATTTCTGTTTTACAAATATTAATTAACTTACTACCTTTATTTATTTTCGTTATTTTAATCGCACTTGGCTTAAAGCTTATTCCGAACGGTATGATTAAAGGATTTATGCTATTCGGACGTGTGATGGATGCCGGGATTAAATTAGTATTAGTGTTCTCGATTGTTGAGATTTTTACAGGTATTTTTACAAAGATTTTTGGTGCGTGGGGCTTCGATCCAATCATGGCAGATGAGATCGATCAATTCCGAGCATTAGAGACAGCAGGTTATATCGGTATTATGCTAGCGGGTGCCTTCCCAATGGTGTATTTAATTCGAAAATATGCTTCCAAGCCACTTGAAGCGGCTGGTAAAAAATTAGGCTTATCCTCTGTAGGAAGTGCGGGGATTTTAGCAACGATTGCTAATATTTTGGCGATGTTTACACTGATTCGCCATATGCCACCAAAAGATAAAGTTATTAACATTGCATTTGGTGTGTGTTCTGCATTCCTATTAGGCGATCACTTATCATTTACAGCTAATTTCCAGCCTACTATTATCTTGCCTGTTATCGCTGGTAAGTTTTTAGCGGGTGTCATTGCCATTATTTTAGCTTATAAGCTTTCCGTACCAACTGCATTAAGGTTGGAAATTGAGGATCGCAAGGCTGGCATTATCAAAGAAGGCGAATATGTAACAGAGCAAAAATCTTAA
- a CDS encoding BMC domain-containing protein yields the protein MSEEKKRFIQEFVPGKQLTLSHLIANPDPDMFQKLGIQEAGALGIMTCTPSETVIIAGDLATKAANVKLGFLDRFTGSLVIVGSVSEVEMAMLEINRFLSEVLGYTPSKITKS from the coding sequence GTGAGTGAAGAAAAGAAACGATTTATTCAGGAGTTTGTGCCGGGTAAACAGCTAACATTGAGTCACCTTATTGCCAATCCTGATCCAGATATGTTTCAAAAGCTAGGAATCCAAGAAGCAGGTGCGCTGGGCATCATGACTTGTACTCCGAGTGAAACAGTGATTATTGCAGGGGATTTAGCGACAAAGGCTGCCAATGTCAAACTCGGATTTTTAGATCGTTTTACAGGTAGTCTCGTTATTGTGGGAAGTGTTTCTGAAGTGGAAATGGCGATGTTAGAAATTAATCGTTTTTTATCCGAGGTATTAGGGTACACCCCATCAAAAATAACGAAATCATAG
- the eutL gene encoding ethanolamine utilization microcompartment protein EutL — MNPQKIMAQILAMQTIPRVNSELAEQLDLKPYHNSIGLVTLTIDDVGYVAIDEATKKADVDVIYAKSFYAGAAHASGPLSGEMIGIIAGSSPDEIRSGLDAIQQKIEFDTYFEAINNNENHALFAHTVASCGTYLAELANVNVGTPLAYLIAPPLEAVVGLDAALKTADVELKVFFGPPSETNFGGGLLSGSQSSCEAAANAFREAIENIARNPVI; from the coding sequence ATGAATCCTCAAAAAATTATGGCGCAAATTTTGGCGATGCAAACCATTCCAAGAGTCAACAGTGAATTAGCAGAGCAGCTAGATTTAAAGCCATATCACAATAGCATTGGGCTTGTCACATTGACCATTGATGATGTTGGATATGTTGCTATTGATGAAGCAACGAAAAAGGCAGATGTTGACGTTATCTATGCGAAAAGCTTCTATGCGGGAGCAGCTCATGCATCGGGCCCATTATCAGGTGAAATGATTGGCATCATTGCAGGAAGCTCGCCTGATGAAATTCGTAGCGGACTTGATGCCATTCAACAAAAAATTGAGTTTGATACGTACTTCGAGGCGATTAATAACAATGAAAATCATGCTTTGTTTGCCCATACAGTGGCAAGCTGTGGAACGTATCTCGCCGAGCTGGCAAATGTAAACGTCGGCACACCACTTGCCTATTTAATCGCACCGCCACTAGAGGCAGTAGTTGGATTAGATGCAGCATTAAAGACGGCAGATGTAGAGTTAAAGGTTTTCTTTGGCCCTCCGTCTGAAACCAATTTTGGTGGCGGCCTATTAAGTGGTAGTCAATCATCTTGCGAGGCTGCGGCAAATGCTTTCAGAGAAGCTATTGAAAATATAGCTAGAAATCCAGTGATCTAG
- a CDS encoding ethanolamine ammonia-lyase subunit EutB produces MNVNLSVIFGGEKYNFKSLKDVMAKANEEKSGDQLAGIAAETVQQRIAAKAVLSELLVKDIRENPLVPQENDEVSRIIEGDINEQIYGEIKNWSIEQLREYILSNDTGDRELKRLSKGMNSEIIAAVTKLMSNLDLVHAANKVEILSTCNITIGQKGTLSSRLQPNHPTDNIDGIIASLKEGLSYGIGDAVIGINPVDDSVESVKKVLTATKEFINDWSIPTQNCVLAHITTQMKAIKQGAPADMIFQSIAGTEIANRSFGISADLIREAEELIKKQGTGTGPNLFYFETGQGSELSAEAHMGIDQVTLESRNYGFARHFNPYIVNTVVGFIGPEYLYNNKQVIRAGLEDHFMGKMHGIPMGVDICYTNHIKADQNDIEDLSVLLTAAGVNFIIAAPMGDDVMLNYQSMSFHDVATLLQTFGKKPAPAFLAWLEKMGIYENGRLSARAGDLSIFER; encoded by the coding sequence ATGAATGTGAATTTATCGGTGATATTTGGTGGAGAAAAATATAATTTTAAATCATTAAAAGATGTCATGGCGAAGGCCAATGAAGAAAAATCAGGCGATCAGCTAGCGGGGATTGCAGCTGAAACGGTTCAACAACGAATCGCAGCAAAGGCTGTATTAAGTGAGCTGTTAGTGAAAGATATTCGAGAAAATCCATTAGTGCCACAAGAAAATGATGAGGTTTCACGCATTATTGAGGGTGACATTAATGAGCAAATATATGGAGAAATCAAAAACTGGAGCATCGAACAGCTACGCGAATACATTTTATCAAATGATACGGGTGACCGTGAGCTAAAGCGTTTAAGCAAAGGGATGAATTCCGAGATTATTGCCGCTGTTACAAAACTAATGTCCAATTTAGATCTTGTACATGCAGCCAATAAAGTTGAAATACTTTCAACGTGTAATATTACGATTGGTCAAAAAGGGACGCTGTCATCTCGTCTACAGCCAAATCATCCGACAGATAATATTGATGGCATCATCGCCTCTCTAAAAGAAGGACTGTCCTATGGTATTGGGGATGCTGTTATCGGCATTAATCCTGTAGATGATTCAGTTGAAAGTGTCAAAAAAGTGCTTACGGCTACAAAGGAATTCATCAATGATTGGTCCATTCCTACACAAAACTGTGTATTAGCTCATATTACAACACAGATGAAGGCAATTAAACAAGGTGCCCCAGCAGATATGATTTTCCAAAGTATCGCAGGGACAGAAATTGCTAACCGTTCGTTCGGTATTTCTGCTGATTTAATACGAGAAGCAGAGGAGCTCATTAAAAAACAAGGAACAGGTACTGGTCCAAATTTATTCTACTTTGAAACAGGTCAAGGCTCAGAGCTATCGGCAGAGGCACATATGGGTATTGACCAAGTAACACTGGAATCGCGAAATTATGGCTTTGCTAGACATTTTAATCCTTATATTGTCAACACAGTAGTTGGCTTTATCGGTCCAGAGTATTTATACAACAATAAACAGGTTATTCGTGCTGGTCTAGAAGATCATTTCATGGGCAAAATGCATGGAATCCCTATGGGTGTAGATATTTGTTATACGAACCATATTAAAGCGGATCAAAATGATATTGAAGATTTAAGTGTACTACTGACAGCGGCAGGCGTTAACTTTATTATCGCTGCGCCAATGGGTGATGATGTAATGCTTAACTATCAATCGATGAGCTTCCATGATGTAGCTACATTACTCCAAACATTTGGTAAAAAACCAGCACCAGCATTTTTAGCATGGTTAGAAAAAATGGGCATTTATGAAAATGGTCGACTTTCAGCAAGAGCTGGCGATTTATCCATTTTTGAAAGGTAG
- a CDS encoding ANTAR domain-containing response regulator, with protein MTRKVMIVEDESLIAIDLKFMLEDNGYEVVAQANNGETAIELAFLHKPQLILMDIKMPKLDGLKASKIIEQQLGIPVLFISAYSEKELLLYMKQDNILGYVMKPFSEKNVLPVLEVAFHQIDKFNRLNGEILHKQTQLDKRKVIERAKGLLMQAENISEDEAYRRIRNESMQTQQEMVHIAQQIINTLQVNS; from the coding sequence ATGACTAGGAAAGTTATGATTGTCGAAGATGAATCACTGATTGCGATTGATTTGAAGTTTATGTTAGAAGATAATGGCTATGAAGTAGTGGCGCAGGCGAACAATGGGGAAACAGCCATTGAATTAGCCTTTTTACATAAACCACAGTTAATCTTAATGGACATCAAAATGCCTAAACTAGATGGTTTAAAGGCAAGTAAAATTATTGAACAACAGCTTGGTATACCAGTTCTTTTCATCTCGGCTTACAGTGAAAAAGAATTGTTGCTATACATGAAGCAGGATAATATATTAGGGTATGTAATGAAACCGTTTTCTGAAAAAAATGTGTTGCCTGTGTTAGAGGTTGCCTTTCATCAAATTGATAAGTTCAACCGTCTCAATGGGGAGATTTTACATAAGCAAACACAATTAGATAAGCGGAAAGTAATTGAACGAGCAAAGGGCTTGCTAATGCAGGCCGAAAATATAAGCGAGGACGAGGCTTACCGTAGGATTCGCAATGAAAGTATGCAAACCCAACAGGAAATGGTGCATATCGCCCAGCAAATTATTAATACTTTACAAGTCAATAGTTGA